One window from the genome of Rufibacter tibetensis encodes:
- a CDS encoding right-handed parallel beta-helix repeat-containing protein has product MKRNVPLPFRFFFVLLCLWSLFLPAFAQSIAEGFESGLPASSSASSTNVTLSSGTWNIYNAASSSVAQSGSLALQLSAGSGKAPAYAAAPSVPAVSSVTFWARASGSSKLKVQKSVNGGAYGDIATLNLGTSYASLTVAVNETSADVRIRFANATSATLYIDAVSITGTTTTTSPSVTTSVSSLPDFGSVEVNTTSAEKSYTVSGADLDPVSGNITVTAPTGFEVSASSGTGFASSVLLSYSAGTLASKTVYVRFKPTATQTYAGSITHQGGGATTKSVAVSGTGTSTTSGGGGTGEANAWYVSPTGNDANAGTLEAPFKTITKAVSVAVPGNIIYVRGGNHVYTTPISISKSGTSTSKLYLLAYQNEKPVLDFSSMAVSSSNRGLNLSGSYWEFKGLNFYRAGDNGMYMSGSNNRIELCNFYENFDTGLQLGGGASNNQIINCDSYYNADPNNGNADGFAPKLDVGTNNYFFGCRAWQNSDDGWDGYMRGANDVTTTLENCWVFKSGYLKSGAASAGNGNGFKMGGSDDRTLSHNMILKNCLAFQNKDKGFDQNNNTGSMTIQNSTSFGNARNYVITTALASGKTLSISNSVSAGVGTISLGSFAVQQTNSWMTGFTVTDADFVSVDPAAAFGPRKADGSLPDITFMHLAAGSDLIDRGTNIGLAYNGTAPDLGCFESNYLSSSTTSAVVSVDAEETKLRNAPNPFMGATTLRFSTVSGGKATLRVVNALGQEVATLYDGTTEAGKLYEVELNAGSLPAGMYYGILENGTQRTVHKMVLRK; this is encoded by the coding sequence ATGAAAAGAAATGTACCCCTTCCGTTTCGCTTTTTCTTTGTTTTGCTCTGTCTTTGGAGCCTTTTTTTACCTGCATTTGCGCAATCGATTGCAGAGGGGTTTGAGAGTGGCTTACCCGCCTCATCTTCAGCAAGTTCCACTAACGTAACGTTAAGCTCCGGTACCTGGAATATCTACAATGCGGCCAGCAGCAGCGTGGCCCAGAGCGGCAGCCTGGCGCTGCAGTTGAGCGCTGGTTCAGGGAAGGCACCGGCGTATGCGGCGGCTCCCTCGGTGCCTGCGGTAAGCTCGGTTACTTTCTGGGCCAGAGCCAGTGGCTCAAGCAAACTGAAGGTGCAGAAATCGGTGAATGGTGGCGCTTACGGTGACATTGCCACTCTGAACCTGGGCACCAGCTACGCCTCTTTAACGGTGGCGGTGAATGAGACCAGCGCGGATGTGCGCATCAGGTTTGCCAACGCCACCAGCGCCACCCTGTATATTGATGCCGTGAGCATTACCGGCACTACCACAACCACCTCGCCCAGCGTGACCACCTCAGTGAGCTCCCTGCCCGACTTTGGCAGCGTGGAAGTGAACACCACCTCGGCAGAGAAAAGCTATACCGTTTCTGGGGCAGATCTGGACCCGGTCAGCGGCAACATTACCGTAACGGCTCCTACGGGCTTTGAAGTATCAGCGAGCAGCGGAACGGGCTTCGCTTCGTCGGTGCTGCTTTCTTACAGCGCAGGCACATTGGCCAGCAAAACCGTGTATGTGCGGTTTAAACCAACGGCGACGCAGACTTATGCCGGTTCTATTACGCACCAGGGCGGCGGCGCTACAACCAAAAGCGTAGCCGTATCGGGCACAGGAACCAGCACTACCTCAGGTGGCGGTGGCACCGGTGAGGCCAATGCCTGGTATGTGTCGCCTACAGGCAATGATGCCAACGCTGGTACGCTGGAGGCTCCTTTCAAAACCATCACCAAAGCCGTATCGGTGGCGGTTCCGGGCAACATCATTTATGTGCGGGGCGGAAACCACGTGTATACCACGCCTATCAGTATCTCTAAAAGCGGTACCAGCACCAGCAAACTGTACCTGCTGGCTTACCAGAACGAAAAACCGGTGCTGGACTTCTCCAGCATGGCGGTGAGCAGCAGCAACCGGGGCCTGAACCTGAGCGGCAGCTATTGGGAGTTTAAAGGACTGAACTTCTACCGGGCCGGCGACAACGGCATGTACATGAGCGGCTCTAACAACCGCATTGAGCTGTGCAATTTCTACGAGAACTTTGACACCGGCCTGCAACTGGGCGGCGGGGCTTCCAATAACCAGATCATCAACTGCGACTCGTACTACAACGCCGATCCTAACAACGGCAACGCCGATGGCTTCGCGCCGAAACTGGACGTGGGCACCAACAACTACTTCTTCGGCTGCCGCGCCTGGCAGAACTCAGACGACGGCTGGGACGGCTACATGCGCGGCGCCAATGACGTGACCACCACCCTGGAAAACTGCTGGGTGTTCAAGAGCGGCTACCTGAAGAGCGGCGCGGCCAGCGCGGGCAACGGCAACGGGTTTAAGATGGGCGGCAGCGATGACCGTACCCTCAGCCACAACATGATCCTGAAGAACTGCCTGGCGTTCCAGAACAAAGACAAAGGCTTTGACCAGAACAACAACACCGGGTCTATGACCATCCAGAACTCCACCTCGTTTGGCAACGCCCGCAACTACGTGATCACCACGGCGCTGGCCAGCGGCAAGACCCTGAGCATTTCCAACAGCGTATCGGCGGGAGTGGGTACTATTTCGCTGGGTTCGTTTGCGGTGCAACAGACCAACAGCTGGATGACCGGCTTCACCGTCACCGATGCTGACTTTGTGAGCGTTGATCCGGCTGCGGCCTTCGGACCGAGAAAAGCAGACGGTAGCCTGCCTGATATTACCTTCATGCACCTGGCGGCGGGCAGCGACCTGATTGACCGCGGCACTAACATTGGGTTAGCCTACAACGGCACGGCGCCAGATCTGGGCTGCTTTGAGAGCAATTACCTTTCTTCCAGCACCACCTCGGCGGTAGTTAGCGTAGATGCGGAAGAAACCAAACTGCGCAATGCCCCTAATCCGTTCATGGGAGCTACCACACTGCGCTTCAGTACCGTTTCGGGTGGAAAAGCCACCCTAAGAGTGGTGAACGCCTTAGGGCAGGAAGTAGCCACCCTGTATGACGGCACCACCGAAGCTGGGAAGCTGTACGAGGTAGAACTGAACGCCGGTTCTTTGCCTGCGGGGATGTACTATGGCATACTGGAAAACGGCACCCAACGCACTGTTCATAAAATGGTGTTGAGGAAATAG
- a CDS encoding gliding motility-associated C-terminal domain-containing protein: MRRLLFFLFAFFWVQSVLAEAPSAGPFAGFVHNKGQWLDNILYSTELPQGWLFLEKKGFTYNFLESAYFDLEHEEKGEQSFRGHSVKVELVGANAHATISSHQTLPEYRNYFLGADPAQWVSRVPSAREIRYAGIFPRIDLKFYATGGKLKYDFVVQPGGQVAAIKMNYQGVDQVSLRNGRLWVQTSVNEFTEETPYAYQLVNGVERPVACAFTLNGKEVGFAVTGAVDPRLPLVIDPEVVFVTYTGTRTGASSNGATADQAGNTYAAGQMMGTLYPVTPGAYQTTRKGANTVISKFNSTGTRLLYATYLGGNRGEYPLAMLVTNASELVIAGTTFSPDFPTSATAYDKVLGTGNFNSPADFYITKLSEDGTTLLASTLIGGVSSEGSGSAIPLGLATDKEGSLIIASSSFSPDFPQVKAIQLAGRGYTGVIAKFNGSLSTLLFSSYLGGLGTDHITDLKVGTTSGHLYLVGNTTSQDLVTTEGALHRRPLGGKDGFLMVVDPTQGKLVAGTYLGTAAQDLAQLVTLDKEENVYVAGYTSGRYPATAGTYQTPEGNGGHFLHKLNKSCTITAFSTHLGNSQPPQPGQPQFTAEKIPTAFEVDACGSIFLSAYSLSGSPLTGNALNRGQLNLYLCQLSRNAQRLEYGSFFGSSQLNHVHFANKGLITKNGQLHHNECSSVKTLSPTPGAYSGSMATNFEGIITKFEFGPGSTSGNPEAPNIITPNADGKNDFFVIKNRGENAHLEIYNRWGKLVFKTDRYQDEWDGKDLSEGTYFYVFDGPGACQPLKGWVEIVR; this comes from the coding sequence ATGCGTCGCCTGCTATTCTTTCTTTTTGCGTTTTTCTGGGTCCAGTCTGTTTTAGCGGAGGCGCCCTCGGCGGGCCCTTTTGCCGGGTTTGTGCACAACAAAGGGCAGTGGTTGGACAACATTTTGTACAGCACGGAGCTGCCGCAGGGTTGGCTTTTCCTGGAGAAGAAAGGTTTTACCTATAATTTTCTGGAGTCCGCTTATTTTGACCTGGAGCACGAAGAAAAAGGCGAACAATCCTTCAGGGGCCACAGTGTAAAGGTGGAACTGGTGGGAGCTAATGCCCATGCTACCATCTCCAGCCACCAAACGCTTCCGGAGTACCGCAACTACTTTCTGGGGGCAGATCCGGCCCAGTGGGTGAGCCGGGTGCCGTCCGCAAGGGAGATCCGCTACGCGGGCATCTTCCCCCGCATCGACCTGAAATTCTATGCCACCGGGGGCAAGCTGAAGTACGATTTCGTGGTGCAGCCCGGCGGACAAGTAGCGGCAATCAAGATGAACTACCAGGGTGTGGACCAGGTGTCGCTCCGGAACGGGAGGCTCTGGGTGCAGACCTCAGTAAACGAATTCACCGAGGAGACGCCGTATGCCTACCAGCTGGTGAACGGGGTGGAACGCCCAGTGGCCTGTGCCTTTACCCTAAACGGTAAAGAAGTGGGCTTTGCAGTGACAGGTGCGGTTGACCCACGCCTGCCTCTGGTTATTGACCCCGAGGTGGTTTTTGTGACCTATACGGGTACCCGTACCGGGGCCTCTTCTAACGGAGCTACCGCAGACCAGGCCGGCAACACCTATGCCGCCGGACAAATGATGGGAACGCTTTATCCGGTTACACCCGGGGCGTATCAAACTACCAGGAAAGGCGCCAACACGGTCATCTCTAAGTTCAACTCCACCGGTACCCGCTTGCTGTACGCCACCTATTTGGGCGGCAACCGAGGCGAGTACCCGCTGGCCATGCTGGTGACCAACGCCTCTGAACTGGTCATTGCAGGCACTACGTTTTCCCCGGACTTTCCTACTTCGGCCACGGCCTATGACAAGGTGTTGGGCACAGGCAACTTCAATTCACCGGCCGACTTTTACATCACCAAGCTCTCAGAAGACGGAACTACCCTGCTGGCTTCTACCTTGATTGGGGGGGTGTCCTCGGAAGGATCTGGTTCGGCTATTCCGCTGGGGCTGGCCACCGACAAAGAGGGGAGTCTCATCATTGCTTCTTCTTCCTTCTCGCCGGATTTTCCGCAGGTGAAGGCTATTCAGCTTGCAGGAAGAGGCTATACCGGTGTCATCGCGAAGTTCAACGGGTCGCTTTCCACGCTATTGTTTTCCAGCTACCTGGGCGGACTAGGGACGGACCATATCACCGACCTGAAAGTAGGAACCACCTCTGGGCACCTCTACCTGGTGGGAAACACCACCAGCCAGGACCTGGTCACGACTGAGGGAGCCTTGCACCGACGGCCTTTGGGCGGGAAAGACGGCTTCTTGATGGTGGTAGACCCAACCCAGGGGAAACTGGTGGCGGGCACCTACCTGGGAACGGCTGCGCAAGACCTCGCCCAACTGGTGACACTAGATAAGGAGGAGAATGTGTACGTCGCCGGCTACACTTCCGGCCGCTACCCCGCTACGGCTGGTACCTATCAAACCCCCGAAGGAAACGGTGGGCACTTCCTTCATAAGCTGAATAAATCCTGTACCATTACTGCCTTTTCTACGCATTTAGGCAATAGCCAGCCTCCACAGCCCGGCCAGCCTCAATTCACCGCAGAAAAAATACCTACGGCGTTTGAGGTAGATGCCTGCGGAAGTATCTTCTTAAGCGCCTATTCTTTATCGGGCAGCCCCCTCACAGGAAATGCCCTTAACCGGGGCCAGTTGAACTTATATCTGTGCCAACTGTCCAGAAATGCGCAAAGATTGGAGTATGGCTCCTTTTTCGGGAGTTCTCAATTAAACCACGTGCATTTTGCCAACAAAGGTTTGATAACCAAAAACGGGCAATTGCACCACAATGAATGCTCTTCTGTTAAAACCCTGAGTCCTACTCCGGGCGCCTATTCGGGCAGCATGGCCACTAATTTTGAGGGAATCATCACTAAGTTTGAGTTCGGGCCGGGCAGCACTTCCGGGAATCCGGAGGCTCCCAACATCATCACACCCAACGCTGACGGCAAAAACGACTTTTTCGTGATCAAGAACCGGGGAGAGAACGCCCACCTGGAGATTTACAACCGCTGGGGCAAACTAGTCTTCAAAACAGACCGATACCAGGATGAGTGGGACGGAAAGGATTTATCAGAAGGCACCTATTTTTATGTTTTTGATGGCCCCGGTGCCTGCCAGCCCCTGAAAGGCTGGGTAGAAATTGTACGGTAA
- a CDS encoding mechanosensitive ion channel family protein: protein MTHLMPLPNHYLSFLKSLTSAKSRIFFLVFTLMTVLALPGQAQEQAKDTAAAEVLEPDWPIDTLGRRTPRGAVQGFIKSIADENYDRAALYLNLDSTLDQKQNGAKLAHALQRLLDQSGDIIPYSLLSDTYDGREDDNLGPNLDRVGEATVNGEEFDLFLEKMEDEEGGPIWLFSSQTVQRIPEVIEETKKPLADRVMPEFAVETKWNGVPVGQWLFLLMIAGLAYAASWVITRLVVFILMRTWRKAREEHIEGIIHAFTLPIQLYLALWLFIATTQRVGISIIVRQQFSQLTVLIGLMVFLLLLWRLIEVMSQYLERRLTRKRNQAALSAVLFLRRGAKIAIVVFGVIAFLGTLGFDVTTGLAALGIGGIALALGAQKTVENFVGSVTLIADQPIRVGDFCKVGDTVGTVESIGMRSTRIRTNDRTVVTIPNGDFSSQRIENFAHRDRIWFHPTFGVRCDTSPDQIRYLLVELRSILYAHPKIDPESARVRFVRVGASSFDLEVFSYVLTSEFNEFLEIQEDLLLRMMDVIDSSGSSFAFPSQTIYLGRDTGLSEEKTQAAQEKVNQWRDADDLPLPRFSPERIESLRNTIPYKEKGA, encoded by the coding sequence ATGACCCATCTAATGCCTTTACCAAACCATTACCTTTCCTTTCTTAAGAGTTTAACTTCGGCCAAAAGCCGGATATTCTTTTTAGTATTCACCTTGATGACGGTGCTGGCTTTACCAGGCCAGGCCCAGGAACAAGCCAAAGACACCGCTGCGGCCGAAGTGCTGGAGCCAGACTGGCCCATAGACACGCTGGGCCGGCGCACGCCACGTGGAGCTGTGCAAGGCTTTATCAAGTCCATTGCCGATGAAAACTATGACCGGGCGGCCCTTTACCTGAACCTGGACAGCACCCTGGACCAGAAACAGAACGGAGCCAAACTCGCCCACGCCCTACAGCGCCTGCTGGACCAGAGCGGGGACATCATTCCGTATTCTTTGCTTAGTGACACCTATGACGGCCGTGAAGACGATAACCTGGGTCCTAACCTGGACCGGGTAGGGGAGGCCACGGTCAACGGCGAAGAGTTTGACTTGTTCCTGGAGAAAATGGAAGACGAAGAGGGAGGTCCTATCTGGCTTTTCTCTTCCCAGACGGTACAACGCATTCCGGAGGTAATTGAGGAAACCAAGAAGCCTCTCGCCGATAGGGTCATGCCCGAGTTTGCCGTGGAAACCAAATGGAACGGCGTACCCGTAGGGCAGTGGCTCTTCCTGCTTATGATAGCGGGCCTGGCATATGCGGCCTCTTGGGTGATCACCCGGTTGGTGGTGTTTATCTTGATGCGCACCTGGCGAAAAGCCCGGGAAGAGCACATTGAAGGCATCATCCACGCGTTCACCTTGCCCATTCAACTGTACCTGGCTTTGTGGCTGTTCATTGCCACTACGCAGCGGGTGGGCATCTCCATCATTGTGCGCCAGCAGTTCAGCCAGCTTACGGTACTCATAGGCCTGATGGTCTTCCTGCTGCTGTTGTGGCGCTTGATAGAAGTAATGTCACAGTACCTGGAGCGGCGCCTTACCCGCAAACGGAATCAGGCGGCCTTGTCGGCGGTGCTGTTTTTGCGGCGCGGGGCGAAGATCGCGATTGTGGTGTTCGGGGTAATTGCGTTTCTGGGCACCCTGGGCTTTGACGTAACCACTGGTTTAGCCGCCCTGGGGATTGGTGGTATCGCGCTGGCACTGGGCGCGCAGAAGACCGTAGAGAACTTTGTAGGCAGCGTGACGCTCATCGCCGATCAGCCCATTAGGGTAGGGGACTTCTGCAAGGTAGGTGATACGGTAGGCACCGTAGAATCCATTGGCATGCGCTCTACCCGCATCCGGACGAATGACCGCACAGTAGTGACCATTCCTAACGGTGATTTCTCGTCGCAACGCATTGAGAACTTCGCGCACCGTGACCGCATCTGGTTTCACCCTACGTTTGGCGTGCGCTGTGACACCAGCCCAGACCAGATCCGGTATTTGCTGGTAGAACTTCGGTCCATTCTCTACGCCCATCCCAAAATTGACCCCGAGTCGGCAAGGGTACGTTTTGTGCGGGTGGGAGCTTCCTCGTTTGACCTGGAGGTGTTCTCCTATGTACTCACAAGCGAATTCAATGAGTTTCTGGAAATTCAGGAAGACCTCTTGCTGCGCATGATGGATGTGATTGACTCCAGTGGCTCCAGTTTCGCGTTCCCGTCCCAAACCATTTACCTGGGCCGTGACACCGGCTTGTCTGAAGAGAAAACCCAGGCCGCGCAGGAAAAGGTAAACCAATGGCGTGACGCCGATGACCTGCCGCTCCCGCGGTTCAGCCCTGAGCGCATAGAAAGTTTGCGCAATACCATTCCGTACAAAGAGAAAGGGGCATAG
- a CDS encoding circularly permuted type 2 ATP-grasp protein, producing the protein MDAAVRQNQTSEVFANYQIPPNFLDEVFRAPGEVHPHYQAVYQQFLEFSKEEFKTLNEHAKMSFFNQGITFSVYSDKAKGVERIFPFDLFPRIIPAAEWAKVEKGILQRCVAMNLFIQDIYSNQHILKNKVVPADLIFSSKNYLKAMIGVKPVGGIYNHISGTDLIKHSDGEYYVLEDNLRCPSGISYVLSNRVAMKRTLFQMFRQFNVETVGEYPQELLATMQSVAPRGIDAPTCVVLTPGVYNSAYFEHAFLALTMGVPLVEGRDLYVDKNFVYMKTINGPKRVDVVYRRLDDDFLDPMEFKPDSMLGVPGIMAAYKKGNVNLINAPGTGFADDKAVYTYVPDIIKYYLQEEPILNNVHTYRCEKDDDYQYVLENMDKLVIKPVDESGGYGILIGSKATKEQISEFKTLISENRRKYIAQPVMNLSTHATFIEGDDQFEPRHVDLRSFCLLGKDRQFVLKGGLSRVALKKGSLIVNSSQGGGSKDTWVMAEDGASQSMQQNGSMEQSMTLNGETMTMGPQGMSIGTQGSMSMGKPGAE; encoded by the coding sequence ATGGATGCAGCTGTGCGCCAGAACCAGACAAGTGAAGTATTCGCGAATTACCAGATTCCGCCTAATTTTTTAGATGAAGTGTTCCGGGCACCCGGTGAGGTTCATCCGCATTACCAGGCGGTATATCAGCAGTTTCTGGAGTTCTCTAAAGAAGAATTCAAGACGCTGAATGAACACGCCAAGATGTCTTTCTTTAACCAGGGCATCACCTTTTCTGTGTATTCAGACAAGGCCAAGGGCGTTGAGCGCATTTTCCCCTTTGACCTGTTCCCCCGTATTATCCCGGCTGCTGAGTGGGCCAAAGTAGAGAAAGGCATCCTGCAGCGCTGCGTAGCCATGAACCTGTTCATTCAGGACATCTACTCAAACCAGCACATATTAAAAAACAAAGTAGTCCCCGCCGACCTGATCTTCTCTTCCAAGAACTACCTCAAGGCTATGATTGGGGTGAAACCTGTGGGTGGTATCTACAACCACATTTCTGGCACTGACCTGATCAAGCACAGTGACGGCGAATACTACGTGCTAGAAGACAACCTGCGCTGTCCGTCGGGGATCAGCTACGTGCTCTCTAACCGGGTAGCCATGAAACGTACCCTGTTCCAGATGTTCAGGCAATTTAACGTGGAAACGGTTGGTGAATATCCGCAGGAACTGCTAGCCACCATGCAGTCTGTGGCACCCAGAGGCATAGACGCCCCTACCTGCGTAGTGCTTACCCCGGGCGTGTACAACTCGGCGTACTTTGAGCATGCGTTCCTGGCGCTTACTATGGGCGTGCCGCTGGTAGAAGGCCGCGACCTGTACGTTGACAAGAACTTTGTGTACATGAAGACCATCAACGGTCCTAAGCGGGTAGATGTGGTGTATCGCCGCCTGGATGATGACTTCCTGGACCCTATGGAGTTCAAACCAGACTCTATGCTGGGCGTGCCGGGTATTATGGCGGCTTATAAAAAAGGCAATGTCAACCTTATCAATGCCCCGGGTACCGGCTTCGCCGATGACAAAGCCGTGTACACCTACGTGCCTGACATTATCAAGTACTACCTGCAGGAAGAACCCATCCTGAACAACGTGCACACCTACCGTTGCGAAAAAGACGATGACTACCAGTACGTGCTGGAGAACATGGACAAGCTGGTGATTAAACCAGTAGATGAAAGCGGCGGATATGGCATTCTCATTGGCAGCAAAGCCACCAAAGAGCAGATCAGCGAGTTCAAAACCCTCATCTCTGAGAACCGGCGCAAGTACATCGCCCAGCCGGTCATGAACCTGTCTACGCACGCCACCTTCATTGAAGGCGATGACCAGTTTGAGCCCCGCCACGTGGATTTACGGTCGTTCTGCCTCTTGGGTAAAGACCGCCAGTTCGTGCTGAAAGGAGGCCTTTCCCGCGTTGCCCTCAAAAAAGGCAGCCTGATTGTAAACTCCTCGCAAGGCGGTGGCTCCAAAGATACCTGGGTTATGGCCGAAGACGGTGCAAGCCAATCTATGCAGCAAAACGGCTCTATGGAACAAAGCATGACCCTGAACGGCGAGACCATGACCATGGGTCCGCAAGGCATGTCCATAGGTACCCAGGGCTCTATGTCTATGGGCAAACCCGGTGCAGAGTAA
- a CDS encoding alpha-E domain-containing protein, producing the protein MLSRIGNSLFWMGRYIERAEHIARYTRVQYVSSVDAPLGQNRELILESILDMAGSKDAYFGVHEKLEDDKVIDFISISESNQFSILSYIGRIRENARGSRDSISIELWEAINRFYHKVNELMTAEMPAEEIEFFARRIEENSYITKGYIENTLLHNDVWMLISLGMHLERAIQVIRILQTKLDDIEKFEEMKQGSALENYQWSTTLKSTEAFDMFMRCHKTSPTRSHVIDFLLFDTQFPKSVAYSMEWIKKCIEGISFQQEESRKESLEFMAGKLACRFQYLTIEEVEDRAPQFLQRTLDNIYEIASLLDVKYLKYH; encoded by the coding sequence ATGCTTTCACGAATTGGAAACAGCTTGTTTTGGATGGGGCGCTACATTGAGAGAGCCGAACATATTGCCCGATACACCCGTGTTCAATATGTTTCTTCAGTAGATGCGCCGTTGGGTCAGAACCGCGAACTAATACTGGAGTCCATCCTGGACATGGCCGGCAGCAAAGACGCGTATTTTGGGGTACATGAGAAGCTGGAAGACGACAAAGTCATTGACTTTATCTCTATCTCTGAATCAAACCAGTTTTCTATCCTCAGTTACATTGGCCGCATACGGGAGAATGCCCGCGGTTCCCGCGACAGTATTTCCATAGAGCTGTGGGAAGCCATCAACCGCTTTTACCACAAAGTAAATGAGCTGATGACGGCCGAAATGCCGGCCGAGGAGATTGAGTTCTTTGCCCGCCGCATTGAAGAGAATAGCTACATCACCAAGGGCTACATTGAAAACACGCTGCTCCACAATGATGTCTGGATGCTTATCTCCCTGGGCATGCACCTGGAACGCGCCATTCAGGTGATCCGCATTCTGCAAACCAAGCTGGACGACATTGAGAAATTTGAGGAGATGAAACAAGGAAGCGCCCTTGAAAACTACCAGTGGAGCACCACCCTCAAGAGCACCGAGGCTTTTGACATGTTCATGCGCTGCCACAAAACCAGCCCCACCCGGTCACACGTCATAGATTTTTTACTTTTTGACACCCAGTTTCCTAAGTCTGTTGCGTATAGCATGGAGTGGATTAAGAAGTGTATTGAGGGAATTTCTTTCCAGCAGGAAGAAAGCAGGAAAGAGTCTCTGGAGTTTATGGCCGGCAAATTGGCCTGCCGTTTCCAGTACCTCACCATTGAAGAAGTAGAAGACCGGGCTCCTCAGTTTCTGCAAAGAACTCTGGACAATATCTATGAGATTGCCAGTTTACTAGACGTTAAATATTTAAAATACCATTGA
- a CDS encoding transglutaminase domain-containing protein — translation MKTEYEVVYRTHNTYEENVREAFFSFLILPCQNENQVVRSVTYSNSLEAETFQHTNPFGFEVINLHTVEPFKAFEFQMRAIVEKNMTDFPLEGMLPVQEEQRLLREHLFYLENHQFLGFGHYTNIKEMYHSKLLMRDPEQGVYDYLQKLNAFISDLLEFDPKPTTVCTSANEVLKIGRGVCQDYTHLFIGIARLNKIPCRYVSGYLNQGLELEGSAVMHAWAEAYIPGFGWQGFDPTNNLLADVHYIKASHGSDYSDCSPLKGTLKTNGKQKTSYGVSVNPLLEATPIPQQQMQTQSSF, via the coding sequence ATGAAAACAGAATACGAAGTGGTGTATCGTACCCACAACACGTATGAAGAAAATGTGAGGGAGGCCTTCTTTTCTTTCCTGATTCTACCTTGCCAGAACGAAAATCAGGTGGTGCGGAGCGTGACGTACAGTAACTCGTTGGAGGCAGAAACCTTTCAGCATACCAACCCTTTTGGCTTTGAGGTAATCAACCTGCATACGGTGGAGCCTTTCAAGGCATTTGAATTTCAGATGCGGGCCATTGTAGAGAAAAACATGACTGACTTTCCGTTGGAAGGTATGTTACCTGTACAGGAGGAGCAACGCCTGCTTCGAGAACACTTGTTTTACCTGGAGAACCACCAATTTCTAGGCTTTGGCCATTATACCAACATCAAGGAAATGTATCACAGCAAGCTGCTGATGCGGGACCCAGAACAAGGTGTGTATGATTACCTGCAGAAGCTGAATGCCTTTATTAGTGATTTGCTGGAGTTTGATCCCAAACCTACTACGGTATGTACATCGGCTAATGAGGTATTGAAAATAGGTCGTGGTGTCTGCCAGGATTATACCCATTTGTTTATAGGCATTGCGCGCCTGAACAAGATTCCGTGCCGCTATGTGTCTGGCTACCTTAACCAGGGTCTGGAACTTGAAGGATCAGCGGTGATGCACGCCTGGGCTGAAGCATACATTCCAGGGTTCGGGTGGCAAGGTTTTGACCCTACTAACAACCTGCTGGCAGATGTGCACTACATCAAAGCATCCCATGGGTCAGATTATTCAGACTGTAGCCCCTTGAAAGGCACCCTTAAGACTAATGGAAAGCAAAAAACTAGTTACGGTGTAAGTGTTAACCCCCTACTGGAGGCAACACCAATCCCACAGCAGCAAATGCAAACGCAATCAAGCTTTTAG